From Halostagnicola kamekurae, the proteins below share one genomic window:
- a CDS encoding PQQ-like beta-propeller repeat protein: MPSDRRTFLLLAAGGSASLAGCSSVLGSPSPDQPPEAGVDELPDPETHAFGANGDWSSFGCNASNTRAVGDGKAPVDGVSERWRVEVTQTTYHAPVVANGLVFLLESLRTLRVFDAGDGSELWTLEGVNAVPVVRNGVAYVPVKKTMYALNAETGDQLWERAFERPGGVAGPSMAGGDRLLCGVGEHIVSLDPEDGSIQWERKLFGRVMNHPPYFSGYNVAVTTEAGIVYLLQASGTGLWQWDLPSPPTCPPTIDTDSIYVSCQNGETNALQVNSDRSSDVLWTADTGWAERGIATAGGLVFVANSRALTAVDADSGERRWEHDIGDWRHTAPAYGRDTVFVGGDRLYAFDPDPSSGLQSGPALRFDREFAGRVGPGPVLDDGVLYAVAEIEADTYALLALE, from the coding sequence ATGCCCTCCGATCGACGAACGTTTCTCCTGTTGGCCGCTGGCGGGAGCGCCTCGCTCGCCGGGTGCTCGAGCGTACTCGGATCGCCTTCGCCCGATCAACCCCCCGAGGCCGGCGTCGACGAACTCCCGGATCCGGAAACGCACGCTTTCGGTGCGAACGGGGACTGGTCGAGTTTCGGTTGCAACGCGTCGAATACGCGCGCTGTCGGCGACGGCAAAGCTCCCGTCGACGGCGTCTCCGAGCGCTGGCGAGTCGAAGTCACCCAGACGACGTACCACGCCCCCGTCGTCGCGAACGGGCTCGTCTTTCTGCTCGAGTCACTGCGGACACTTCGCGTCTTCGATGCGGGAGACGGGTCGGAGTTGTGGACGCTCGAGGGCGTTAACGCGGTTCCGGTAGTCCGCAATGGCGTCGCCTACGTTCCGGTCAAGAAAACGATGTACGCACTCAATGCCGAAACGGGCGATCAGTTGTGGGAGCGAGCGTTCGAACGACCCGGCGGCGTCGCGGGTCCATCTATGGCAGGCGGTGATCGGCTCTTGTGTGGAGTCGGCGAACACATCGTCTCGCTCGATCCCGAGGACGGCTCGATTCAGTGGGAGCGAAAACTGTTCGGACGAGTGATGAATCATCCACCGTATTTCTCGGGGTACAACGTCGCGGTTACGACCGAGGCGGGGATCGTGTATCTGCTCCAGGCTTCCGGGACAGGCCTGTGGCAGTGGGACCTTCCGTCTCCGCCGACGTGTCCGCCGACAATCGATACGGACTCGATTTACGTGTCCTGCCAGAACGGGGAGACAAACGCACTGCAGGTCAATAGCGATCGATCCTCGGACGTTCTCTGGACTGCCGACACTGGGTGGGCTGAGCGCGGAATCGCGACCGCTGGAGGCCTCGTGTTCGTGGCAAACAGTCGGGCGCTCACGGCAGTCGATGCCGACTCCGGCGAGCGCCGCTGGGAACACGACATCGGCGACTGGCGACACACGGCACCGGCCTACGGCCGTGATACAGTCTTCGTGGGCGGGGACCGCTTGTACGCGTTCGATCCCGATCCCAGCAGCGGTCTGCAGTCAGGCCCGGCGCTGCGATTCGACCGGGAGTTCGCCGGCCGCGTCGGTCCCGGCCCGGTCCTCGACGACGGCGTACTTTACGCGGTCGCCGAAATTGAAGCCGATACGTATGCGCTCTTGGCGCTCGAGTAG
- a CDS encoding stage II sporulation protein M, which yields MKLSTAVSSVGRSLRKPGDLLQFYILGGAIPAITRVVLFSAVLAVGVFFWATGTIASIRTELEGIERAAPNPQQNPDAFFEWMEEVWMGIESAISPLVGTVSVLVIVAAILIAIGLTIVLSALTSAGQLSTCYARLRDERGMVAGIAGTRRFWLSMLGLYVLEVVFWILVTVFLAVGIGLMTLLSSAVLDTAVLAVPLWLLGGFLWVCSVLAIRAVFAFAPVAVVVDDTTAFGSLTNALGFIRSAPVEAIFYYVVSLIALIGFASVLSMISTIGAATIVPLITLMVVYPVLDLLKTALYGGYRDRIAPPVSIDSSLRAQFTGGIRRGMAGLGGFIRSTPGIHALVVVLGVGTFVGGWLLAAPLEGITSASISARTQDIFPPTTALEFFGNNWMVALMTAFSGVALVIPALFSIAFNGVFLGITARLEVAPLELLAFVVPHGIFEIPAIIFAGALGVHLGIAFWKAATGSIDRSAFADELERAFWVMIGIGVLLAIAGFIEGFISPFYYKPFF from the coding sequence ATGAAACTATCAACGGCCGTCTCGTCGGTGGGTCGATCGCTTCGCAAGCCGGGGGATCTGCTGCAGTTTTACATTCTCGGCGGTGCGATTCCGGCAATCACTCGCGTCGTTCTGTTTTCGGCGGTTCTCGCAGTTGGTGTCTTTTTCTGGGCGACGGGAACGATCGCGTCGATCCGAACCGAACTCGAGGGAATCGAGAGAGCGGCACCGAATCCCCAGCAAAACCCCGACGCGTTCTTCGAGTGGATGGAGGAGGTCTGGATGGGGATCGAATCCGCCATCTCGCCGCTGGTCGGGACGGTCTCAGTATTGGTCATCGTCGCTGCGATACTGATCGCAATCGGGCTGACGATCGTCCTCTCCGCGCTCACGTCGGCGGGTCAACTATCGACGTGTTACGCCCGACTGCGCGACGAGCGAGGAATGGTCGCCGGGATCGCCGGCACGCGTCGGTTCTGGCTCTCGATGCTCGGGTTGTACGTTCTCGAGGTCGTGTTCTGGATCCTCGTGACCGTCTTCCTCGCGGTCGGAATCGGGCTGATGACGCTGCTCTCGAGCGCCGTTCTTGATACGGCAGTACTGGCGGTTCCGCTCTGGTTGCTCGGCGGATTCCTGTGGGTCTGTTCGGTCCTCGCGATTCGCGCGGTGTTCGCGTTCGCACCGGTCGCCGTCGTCGTCGACGATACGACCGCGTTCGGGTCACTCACGAACGCGCTCGGATTCATCCGATCTGCGCCGGTCGAAGCGATCTTTTACTACGTCGTCTCGCTCATCGCGCTGATCGGATTCGCATCGGTACTTTCGATGATTTCGACCATCGGCGCGGCGACTATCGTCCCCCTCATCACGCTCATGGTCGTTTACCCGGTACTCGATCTCCTGAAGACCGCCCTCTACGGCGGCTACCGAGACCGGATCGCGCCGCCGGTCTCGATCGACTCGTCGCTTCGTGCCCAATTTACGGGCGGCATTCGCCGGGGCATGGCCGGACTCGGCGGGTTCATCCGGTCGACTCCTGGGATCCACGCGCTGGTCGTGGTCCTCGGCGTCGGAACGTTCGTCGGCGGCTGGCTGCTCGCCGCGCCGCTCGAGGGGATCACCAGCGCGTCGATTTCCGCTCGCACACAGGACATTTTCCCGCCGACGACCGCCCTCGAGTTCTTCGGCAACAACTGGATGGTCGCGCTGATGACCGCGTTCTCCGGCGTCGCACTCGTGATCCCGGCGCTCTTTTCGATCGCGTTCAACGGCGTCTTCCTCGGTATCACTGCCCGACTCGAGGTCGCGCCCCTCGAGTTACTCGCGTTCGTCGTCCCCCACGGTATCTTCGAGATCCCGGCGATCATCTTCGCCGGCGCACTGGGCGTTCACCTCGGCATCGCGTTTTGGAAGGCTGCGACCGGCTCGATCGACCGATCGGCGTTCGCCGACGAACTCGAGCGGGCGTTCTGGGTCATGATCGGTATCGGCGTCCTGCTTGCCATCGCCGGGTTTATCGAGGGATTCATCAGCCCGTTCTACTACAAACCGTTCTTCTAG
- a CDS encoding TSUP family transporter, with the protein MSASEPTVDIEQFLTNLRAFRYREITMVGATLLAIVASVVLFPGLENVDQGIQSDLSVGLLAGLMLVAVVGGVVKGMTGFGYSLIMTPIFATVIDPTVTVVVLAIPPWMLNAFQIAETGTGWSFVREEWSLLVLAIVGTVIGVMALATFSAGPLVPFVIGLVLLGYVAFQLVQNFVTVEEAHHPLALGTAGLSQGFLLAFANLGPLLPAYFHTFERDAERYIGGLSMVLGTIFTVRIVQMAFFTDLLTTYRFWLGSVIAVVTIVGLLGGTYLRRLEFDERTFNWFVVCLLFVISLNIFRNTVPALFL; encoded by the coding sequence ATGAGTGCTTCTGAACCAACGGTCGACATCGAACAGTTCCTCACGAACCTGCGGGCGTTCCGCTATCGCGAGATCACCATGGTTGGGGCCACGCTGCTCGCTATAGTGGCTTCGGTCGTCCTCTTTCCGGGACTCGAGAACGTCGATCAGGGGATTCAGTCCGATCTCTCGGTCGGATTGCTCGCCGGGTTAATGCTGGTCGCCGTCGTCGGCGGCGTCGTCAAGGGGATGACCGGGTTCGGCTACTCGCTGATCATGACGCCGATTTTCGCGACGGTGATCGATCCGACCGTCACGGTCGTCGTGCTGGCGATCCCGCCGTGGATGCTCAACGCGTTCCAGATCGCCGAGACGGGAACCGGGTGGTCGTTCGTTCGCGAAGAGTGGTCGCTGCTGGTACTCGCTATCGTCGGGACCGTGATCGGCGTGATGGCGCTGGCGACGTTCAGCGCGGGGCCGCTCGTCCCGTTCGTCATCGGGCTCGTGCTGCTCGGCTACGTCGCCTTCCAGCTGGTCCAGAACTTCGTCACGGTCGAGGAAGCCCACCACCCGTTGGCGCTCGGAACCGCGGGCCTCTCGCAAGGGTTCCTGCTCGCGTTCGCGAACCTCGGCCCGCTGCTGCCGGCGTACTTCCACACCTTCGAGCGGGACGCCGAGCGGTATATCGGCGGCCTGTCGATGGTGCTGGGAACGATATTCACGGTTCGAATCGTTCAGATGGCGTTCTTTACCGACCTGCTGACGACCTACCGATTCTGGCTCGGCTCGGTGATCGCCGTCGTCACCATCGTCGGACTCCTCGGCGGCACGTATCTCCGGCGACTCGAGTTCGACGAGCGAACGTTCAACTGGTTCGTCGTCTGTCTCCTCTTCGTAATCTCGCTCAACATCTTCCGGAACACCGTGCCGGCGCTGTTTCTATAA
- a CDS encoding dihydrolipoyl dehydrogenase, translated as MDDTPTYDFMVVGSGSGLDVASALADRGESVAVIEKGPLGGTCLNRGCIPSKQLLYHAEVMQTVERADEFGIHADVAGVDFADIVREVNEDVSSSADSIHHGISASSQHTLLEGEARFVDDRTLEIIEGPDVGERARAETVLVAAGTRPWIPPIEGIEGVEYVTSREALKLETPPDELVIVGGGYIAAELAHFFGTFGSDVSIVGRRRHLLPAADEAIAAAFTERYADRFGVYTGYEAVAASEADGEVTVEARPYPPAWDDATERDDATVTGDTLLVAAGRQPNSDLLNLEATGVETDEFGYLETDEYLRTTADGIWALGDIVGEYLLKHNANHEAGAVVRNLLGEKLEPVDYTAMPFAVFGSPEVAGVGTREQDLREADRTYATGTYRYEDTARGQAMKASGFVKVIIEPDGEILGCHVLGPDASNLIEEVVVAMKAGTGTVWDVRESVHIHPALSEVIDRAFSGQFTRHGPDSGTAHAHHHHDHNHDRHHDHESADNGQDSHASHDHDDHKDA; from the coding sequence ATGGACGACACCCCGACGTACGACTTCATGGTCGTCGGGTCCGGTTCCGGCCTCGACGTGGCGAGCGCGCTGGCGGACCGCGGCGAGTCGGTCGCCGTCATCGAAAAGGGACCGCTCGGCGGCACCTGTCTCAATCGCGGATGCATCCCCTCGAAACAGCTACTGTACCACGCGGAGGTGATGCAGACCGTCGAACGCGCCGACGAGTTCGGGATCCACGCCGACGTGGCGGGCGTCGACTTCGCCGACATCGTGCGCGAAGTGAACGAAGACGTCTCGAGCAGCGCCGACTCGATCCACCACGGAATCAGCGCCTCGAGTCAGCACACGCTGCTCGAGGGCGAGGCCCGGTTCGTCGACGACCGAACGCTCGAGATTATCGAGGGACCCGACGTCGGCGAGCGCGCTCGCGCCGAGACGGTTCTCGTCGCGGCGGGAACGCGGCCGTGGATTCCGCCGATCGAAGGCATCGAGGGCGTCGAATACGTCACCAGTCGCGAAGCGCTCAAGTTGGAAACGCCGCCCGACGAACTCGTGATCGTCGGCGGGGGCTACATCGCGGCCGAGCTCGCCCACTTCTTCGGCACGTTCGGGAGTGACGTCTCGATCGTGGGTCGGCGTCGCCACCTCCTCCCGGCCGCGGACGAAGCGATCGCCGCCGCGTTCACCGAACGCTACGCAGATCGTTTCGGCGTCTACACGGGCTACGAAGCCGTCGCAGCGAGCGAGGCCGACGGGGAGGTAACCGTCGAGGCCCGACCGTACCCGCCGGCGTGGGACGACGCGACGGAGCGCGACGACGCGACCGTCACCGGCGATACCCTGCTCGTCGCGGCCGGCAGGCAGCCGAACTCGGATCTGCTGAACCTCGAGGCCACTGGCGTCGAAACTGACGAGTTCGGCTACCTCGAGACCGACGAGTACCTCCGCACGACTGCCGACGGGATCTGGGCCCTCGGGGACATCGTCGGGGAGTACCTCCTGAAACACAACGCGAATCACGAGGCCGGAGCCGTCGTGCGCAACCTCCTCGGCGAGAAGTTAGAACCGGTCGACTACACCGCGATGCCGTTCGCGGTCTTCGGATCGCCGGAGGTGGCCGGTGTCGGGACGCGCGAACAGGACCTTCGCGAAGCGGACCGAACGTACGCGACCGGGACCTACCGATACGAAGATACGGCTCGAGGGCAGGCGATGAAAGCGAGCGGGTTCGTGAAGGTCATCATCGAACCGGACGGCGAAATCCTCGGCTGTCACGTCCTCGGTCCCGACGCGTCGAATCTGATCGAGGAGGTGGTCGTCGCGATGAAAGCCGGCACGGGAACCGTCTGGGACGTTCGCGAATCGGTTCACATCCACCCCGCGCTTTCCGAGGTGATCGACCGAGCGTTTTCCGGACAGTTCACTCGTCATGGACCCGATTCGGGCACAGCGCATGCCCATCACCACCACGACCATAATCACGATCGCCATCACGACCACGAGAGCGCTGATAACGGGCAGGACAGCCACGCGAGCCACGATCACGACGACCACAAGGACGCGTAA
- a CDS encoding ZIP family metal transporter, with amino-acid sequence MALVENLIVVFVAGLATALATGLGAVPFFFIDDFSDRWNVGLWGVASGIMVTVSVLGLVDEGLAYASSGFPTLMVAGLLAGVALVEVSDRILEGVDIGSVDRHDDLQHEVDGGDGQLDAGRAEESNPGPDDPPLEAAAFADGDPKTLVLILGILTVHSFPEGVAVGVSFAELGLEGGLSILGVSIPLLALFMTVAISIHNVPEGTAIAIPMRAMGLSNWRMVGAAIFSSLPQPIGAVIAFVFVSWAEAFLPFGFGFAAGAMVYLVATEFIPEALETGAALPHGGRNELLVGFAAGVVAMLPVVAV; translated from the coding sequence ATGGCCCTCGTGGAGAACCTCATCGTCGTATTCGTGGCCGGGCTCGCTACCGCGCTCGCGACGGGGCTCGGCGCAGTGCCCTTCTTCTTTATCGACGATTTCAGCGACCGCTGGAACGTGGGACTGTGGGGCGTCGCGTCGGGAATCATGGTGACCGTGTCCGTGCTCGGACTGGTCGACGAGGGCCTGGCGTACGCCTCAAGCGGGTTTCCCACGCTCATGGTCGCCGGATTGCTGGCGGGCGTCGCGCTCGTCGAAGTGTCCGACCGGATCCTCGAGGGAGTCGATATCGGGAGTGTAGACCGCCACGATGATCTCCAGCACGAAGTCGACGGCGGTGACGGGCAACTCGACGCCGGAAGAGCGGAAGAGTCAAACCCCGGCCCCGACGACCCGCCGCTCGAGGCCGCGGCGTTCGCCGACGGCGACCCGAAAACGCTCGTCCTCATCCTGGGGATCCTCACCGTCCACAGCTTCCCCGAGGGCGTCGCCGTTGGCGTCTCGTTCGCCGAACTCGGCCTCGAGGGAGGGCTTTCGATCCTCGGCGTGTCGATTCCCCTCCTCGCGCTGTTCATGACAGTCGCCATCTCGATACACAACGTTCCCGAGGGAACCGCCATCGCCATCCCGATGCGGGCGATGGGGCTGTCGAACTGGCGCATGGTCGGCGCGGCAATCTTCTCGAGTCTCCCCCAGCCGATCGGGGCGGTCATCGCGTTCGTCTTCGTCTCGTGGGCCGAGGCGTTCCTGCCGTTCGGCTTCGGGTTCGCCGCCGGTGCGATGGTCTATCTGGTCGCGACCGAGTTCATTCCCGAGGCGCTCGAGACGGGTGCCGCGTTGCCCCACGGCGGTCGCAACGAACTCCTCGTCGGCTTCGCGGCGGGCGTCGTTGCGATGTTACCGGTCGTTGCCGTTTAA
- a CDS encoding MBL fold metallo-hydrolase: MSNTKIDPSDVARRLEDEETPELFVLDVRNEAEYEEWQIEGSTNLPIYDELLAYDYSTLENRLDELPKDTEIAVVCVAGVTSARAAEFLRDHGFDAKSIDGGMNGWGRVHRQYDLGDATGLDGVVQIVRPGTGCVSYLAHDGDEAVVVDPSQYIDRYLNAADERDLEIVGVADTHAHADHVSGARRLAGELDVPYYLHGDDAGDLENVTTLEDGETIPVGQRELEVLHTPGHTPGSVSFAFEDGIFAGDTLFLRSVGRPDLEDGSEDAVREASSQLFDSLDRLTDFADDTVVLPGHFSDESVRPVATELGDLRAETTNELLGYAEDGDETAFVETIVESLADEPANYNEIKQINWGREQPGSDVEALELGPNNCAAN; encoded by the coding sequence ATGAGCAATACAAAGATCGATCCGTCGGACGTCGCTCGACGACTCGAGGACGAGGAGACACCGGAGCTGTTCGTTCTCGACGTCAGAAACGAAGCCGAGTACGAGGAGTGGCAAATCGAGGGCAGCACGAACCTCCCGATCTACGACGAACTGCTCGCGTACGATTACTCCACGCTCGAGAACCGGCTGGACGAACTCCCGAAAGACACGGAAATCGCGGTCGTCTGCGTGGCGGGCGTTACGTCCGCTCGAGCCGCCGAGTTCCTCCGCGATCACGGGTTCGACGCGAAATCGATCGACGGCGGAATGAACGGCTGGGGCCGCGTCCACCGCCAGTACGATCTCGGGGACGCCACCGGGCTCGATGGGGTCGTCCAGATCGTTCGACCGGGTACGGGTTGTGTCTCGTATCTCGCCCACGACGGCGACGAGGCCGTCGTCGTCGATCCGAGCCAGTACATCGATCGGTACCTGAACGCGGCCGACGAGCGCGACCTCGAGATCGTCGGCGTCGCGGATACCCACGCACACGCCGACCACGTCTCCGGCGCGCGCCGACTCGCGGGCGAACTCGACGTTCCCTACTACCTCCACGGGGACGACGCCGGCGACCTCGAGAACGTCACCACCCTCGAGGACGGCGAGACGATCCCGGTCGGCCAGCGCGAACTCGAGGTCCTGCACACTCCGGGGCACACTCCCGGCAGCGTCTCGTTCGCGTTCGAGGACGGCATCTTCGCTGGCGATACGCTGTTCCTCCGAAGCGTCGGTCGACCCGATCTCGAGGACGGGTCCGAGGACGCCGTCCGCGAGGCCTCGAGCCAACTGTTCGACAGCCTCGATCGGCTGACCGATTTTGCGGACGACACGGTGGTGCTCCCCGGACACTTCAGCGACGAATCAGTCCGTCCGGTCGCGACCGAACTGGGCGACCTCCGAGCGGAGACGACGAACGAACTCCTCGGGTACGCCGAGGACGGCGACGAAACCGCGTTCGTCGAAACGATCGTCGAGAGCCTCGCGGACGAACCGGCGAACTACAACGAGATCAAACAGATCAACTGGGGGAGAGAGCAACCGGGTAGCGACGTCGAGGCGCTCGAACTCGGTCCGAACAACTGCGCTGCGAACTGA
- a CDS encoding multicopper oxidase family protein, with protein MRGSTEPLVSRVSRRKLLIASGAAGFSVLAGCASESTDPAATQTAETMTAHSSPDLEKWVTELPRPAVAEPSGTKDGHPHYELTMGEFEQKLHPDLPETTVWGYGGSFPGPTIEAEQGEPISVRWENDLPDEHLLPVDTSIHSETIPYDLPGIRAVTHLHGGNVEAESDGHAQAWYTRDFEETGPAFESKDDYYANEQPASTLWYHDHSLGITRLNVYAGLAGFYLLRSDTERSLDLPDGEYEIPIVLQDRSFNEDGSLFYPSAISEEQSLGDDSKPDPSIVPQFYGDTSVVNGKAWPRLSVEPRTYRLRLLNGANSRYYSLALREYDESSGETGGDGPAFVQIGNDGGLFSEPVEVDGRLELSGGQRADVLVDFSEYAGETLLLHNDAPALYRGETNAPDDDLVPLPEIMTIEVSDDGTAGESAQLPESLARVPDIPVDSVDNQRYLTLNAGATDDYGRKLHLLGNEDDPSGLMVTDEVTEEPSLGDTEIWSIANRTAMSHPVHLHLVHFQVLGREGIGDYEPGDEVDPDALEEPAPYELGWNDVVNVDPGEVVHVIVHFGEYEGLFTDQTGEYMWHCHMLEHEDHDMMRPFTVVESDDDGSDSTNEGGTDSDTDQ; from the coding sequence ATGAGAGGATCCACAGAACCACTCGTCTCGAGAGTATCTCGCCGAAAGCTCCTCATAGCCTCCGGCGCGGCGGGTTTCTCGGTGCTAGCGGGGTGTGCTAGTGAGTCGACAGATCCGGCGGCGACCCAGACCGCAGAGACCATGACGGCGCATTCGTCTCCGGACCTAGAGAAGTGGGTCACCGAGCTTCCCAGACCGGCCGTCGCCGAGCCGTCGGGGACGAAAGACGGACACCCACACTACGAACTCACGATGGGCGAATTCGAGCAGAAACTCCACCCCGACCTACCGGAGACGACCGTCTGGGGGTACGGTGGGTCGTTCCCCGGGCCGACGATCGAGGCCGAGCAAGGCGAACCGATCTCCGTTCGGTGGGAAAACGACCTCCCGGACGAGCACCTCCTGCCCGTTGACACGTCGATCCACAGCGAGACGATCCCGTACGACCTGCCGGGCATTCGAGCCGTCACCCACCTTCATGGCGGGAACGTCGAAGCGGAGAGCGACGGTCACGCACAGGCGTGGTACACTCGAGACTTCGAGGAGACCGGGCCCGCCTTCGAATCGAAAGACGACTACTACGCGAACGAGCAACCGGCCTCGACGCTGTGGTATCACGACCACTCGCTGGGTATCACCCGGTTGAACGTCTACGCCGGACTCGCGGGGTTCTACCTCCTTCGAAGCGACACCGAACGCTCCCTCGACCTGCCCGACGGAGAGTACGAGATTCCGATCGTCTTGCAAGACCGAAGCTTCAACGAGGACGGCTCGTTGTTCTACCCAAGCGCCATCTCGGAGGAACAATCGCTCGGAGACGACTCGAAACCCGATCCGAGTATCGTTCCGCAGTTCTACGGCGATACCTCGGTCGTCAACGGCAAAGCGTGGCCACGTCTCTCCGTCGAACCCAGAACGTATCGGCTGCGCCTCCTCAACGGTGCGAACAGCCGGTACTACTCGCTCGCGCTCCGCGAGTACGACGAATCGTCCGGCGAAACCGGCGGCGACGGACCGGCGTTCGTCCAGATCGGAAATGACGGCGGACTCTTCTCGGAACCGGTCGAAGTCGACGGTCGGCTCGAGCTATCAGGCGGACAGCGCGCCGACGTCCTCGTCGACTTCAGCGAGTACGCGGGCGAAACACTGCTCTTGCACAACGACGCGCCCGCGCTCTACCGCGGCGAAACGAACGCACCGGACGACGACCTCGTCCCACTGCCGGAGATCATGACCATCGAGGTGAGCGACGACGGTACTGCGGGCGAATCCGCGCAACTGCCCGAGTCGCTCGCACGGGTGCCGGACATCCCGGTCGACTCCGTCGACAACCAGCGCTACCTGACGCTCAACGCCGGCGCGACCGACGACTACGGGCGGAAACTCCACCTGCTCGGAAACGAGGACGACCCCTCGGGACTCATGGTCACCGACGAAGTCACCGAGGAACCGTCGCTCGGCGATACCGAAATCTGGAGCATCGCCAACCGGACCGCGATGTCGCATCCAGTTCACCTCCACCTTGTCCACTTCCAGGTGCTCGGCCGAGAGGGTATCGGCGACTACGAACCGGGTGACGAAGTCGATCCGGACGCACTCGAGGAACCCGCCCCCTACGAACTGGGCTGGAACGACGTCGTCAACGTCGATCCCGGCGAGGTGGTTCACGTCATCGTCCACTTCGGGGAGTACGAGGGTCTGTTCACCGATCAGACCGGCGAGTATATGTGGCACTGTCACATGCTCGAGCACGAGGACCACGACATGATGCGTCCGTTCACCGTCGTCGAGAGCGACGACGACGGATCCGACTCGACGAACGAGGGCGGCACCGACTCCGATACCGACCAGTAG
- a CDS encoding helix-turn-helix domain-containing protein yields MANSMAEQLQQDMECEGLLECIHGLKQLDKECFRVMVESEEPLTIDEIGERVDRERSTAYRSIQRLLQSGFIQKEQINYDQGGYYHVYHPADPTQIANDMQRMLNDWYAKMGLLIQEFEDKYENAGPEAEAPASS; encoded by the coding sequence ATGGCGAACTCGATGGCAGAACAACTCCAGCAGGACATGGAATGCGAGGGGCTGCTCGAGTGCATCCACGGACTCAAGCAACTCGACAAGGAGTGTTTCCGCGTGATGGTCGAGAGCGAGGAACCGCTCACGATCGACGAGATCGGCGAGCGAGTCGACCGCGAGCGATCGACCGCCTACCGGTCGATCCAGCGGCTCCTCCAGAGCGGCTTCATCCAAAAAGAGCAGATCAACTACGATCAGGGCGGTTACTACCACGTCTATCACCCCGCAGACCCGACCCAGATCGCAAACGACATGCAGCGCATGTTGAACGACTGGTACGCGAAGATGGGGCTGCTCATTCAGGAGTTCGAAGACAAGTACGAAAACGCCGGGCCCGAAGCGGAAGCGCCCGCCTCGAGTTAG
- a CDS encoding inorganic phosphate transporter, whose amino-acid sequence MELTTLLLFAAAGVASLFMAWVIGAGSSGATPFAPAVGANAISTMRAAFLVGIFGFAGAVTQGTSVSETVGSGLVQGVSLPTIAVIVVLGLGAGLMAIGIYTGYPIATAFTVTGAVIGVGFALGGAPVWGKYVEIGLVWVLTPFVGGGIAYGIASVLPRADVPEAKSVPILAGVVGIVVANLEFAFLSSIGGTIAAGGAALVPVDGAGATLVSSIALGAVAAAVVHWDIGRDQAGGLRRFLLSLGALVAFSAGASQVGLAVGPLFPLLEAVPMVSSVVVLLGGGIGILVGSWTSAPRMIKSLSQEYASLGPRRSIATLVPSFLIAQSAVLLGVPVSFNEIIVSAIVGSGFAVTGGEGISPRKLGFTVLAWIGSFGLAFGLGYGSMWLVEL is encoded by the coding sequence ATGGAACTCACAACGCTACTGCTGTTTGCCGCTGCCGGGGTCGCGAGCCTGTTCATGGCCTGGGTGATCGGAGCCGGCTCGAGCGGCGCGACTCCCTTCGCACCGGCCGTCGGCGCGAACGCCATCTCGACGATGCGCGCGGCCTTTCTCGTCGGGATCTTCGGCTTCGCCGGGGCGGTGACCCAGGGGACGAGCGTCTCGGAAACCGTCGGAAGCGGACTCGTCCAAGGCGTCTCCCTGCCGACGATCGCCGTCATCGTCGTGCTCGGACTCGGTGCCGGACTGATGGCGATCGGCATCTACACGGGGTATCCGATCGCGACCGCGTTCACCGTTACCGGCGCGGTGATCGGCGTGGGATTCGCCCTCGGCGGCGCTCCCGTCTGGGGGAAGTACGTCGAGATCGGGCTGGTGTGGGTGCTCACGCCGTTCGTCGGCGGGGGTATCGCCTACGGGATCGCGAGCGTGCTTCCACGAGCGGACGTCCCGGAGGCGAAAAGCGTCCCGATACTTGCGGGCGTCGTCGGTATCGTCGTCGCGAACCTCGAGTTCGCGTTTCTCTCGTCGATCGGCGGAACGATCGCCGCCGGCGGCGCGGCGCTCGTTCCCGTCGACGGAGCGGGCGCGACGCTCGTGAGTTCGATCGCCCTCGGAGCCGTCGCCGCGGCGGTCGTCCACTGGGATATCGGCCGTGATCAGGCCGGCGGGCTCCGCCGATTCCTGCTCTCGCTCGGCGCGCTCGTGGCGTTCTCCGCGGGTGCGAGTCAGGTTGGACTCGCCGTCGGGCCGCTGTTCCCGCTGCTCGAGGCGGTGCCGATGGTGTCGTCGGTCGTCGTGTTGCTCGGCGGTGGAATCGGAATCCTCGTCGGCTCGTGGACAAGCGCACCCCGGATGATCAAGTCCCTCTCCCAGGAGTACGCGTCGCTCGGACCGCGCCGGTCGATCGCAACGCTCGTCCCGTCCTTTCTCATCGCCCAGAGTGCGGTTCTGCTGGGAGTGCCGGTCTCGTTCAACGAGATAATCGTCAGCGCGATCGTCGGCAGCGGGTTCGCGGTCACCGGCGGCGAGGGTATCAGCCCGCGGAAACTCGGGTTCACCGTGCTGGCGTGGATCGGGTCGTTCGGACTCGCGTTCGGTCTCGGGTACGGCTCGATGTGGCTGGTTGAACTCTGA